In Desulfomicrobium apsheronum, a single window of DNA contains:
- a CDS encoding ethanolamine ammonia-lyase subunit EutB produces the protein MKRTLKDVLAKASPLRSGDVLAGVAAATEEERVLAQMELAGVPLTRFLEEHVIPYEEDEVTRLIIDTHDQMAFAPIRSLTVGEFRDWLLTDEADSDTLARLAPGVTPEMAAAVSKLMRLQDLVLVGSKCRVTTRFRNTIGLPGTFSVRLQPNHPTDNLSGIAASTLDGLCYGCGDAVIGINPATDSLDNICRISDMLGGLIARYAIPTQSCVLTHVTTTMEAIERGAPVDLCFQSIAGTEAANASFGVRLSLLQEALEATRSLGRGTVGDNVMYFETGQGSALSAGAHHGVDQQTLEARAYAVARRFEPLLVNTVVGFIGPEYLLNGKQITRAGLEDHFCGKLLGLPMGVDVCHTNHAEADQDDMDALLTLLGAAGCTFVMGVPGADDIMLNYQSTSFHDAAYLRKLLGRRPAPEFAAWLESSGVMDGDGRLVPIEKSNRLLGLPGAIREDS, from the coding sequence ATGAAACGAACTTTGAAGGATGTGCTGGCCAAGGCCTCGCCCCTGCGCTCGGGCGACGTCCTGGCCGGAGTGGCGGCCGCCACGGAAGAGGAGCGGGTGCTGGCCCAGATGGAGCTGGCCGGGGTGCCCCTGACCCGCTTTCTGGAAGAACACGTCATCCCCTACGAGGAAGACGAGGTCACGCGGCTGATTATCGATACGCACGACCAGATGGCCTTTGCGCCCATCCGCAGCCTCACCGTGGGCGAGTTCCGGGACTGGCTCCTGACCGATGAGGCCGACAGCGATACGCTGGCCCGCCTGGCCCCGGGCGTGACACCGGAGATGGCCGCGGCCGTGTCCAAGCTCATGCGCCTGCAGGACCTGGTGCTGGTCGGCTCCAAGTGCCGGGTCACGACCCGCTTCCGGAACACCATCGGCCTGCCGGGCACCTTTTCGGTCCGCCTGCAGCCCAACCATCCCACCGATAACCTTTCGGGCATCGCGGCCTCGACCCTGGACGGCCTGTGCTACGGCTGCGGCGACGCGGTCATCGGCATCAACCCGGCCACGGACAGCCTGGACAACATCTGCCGCATCTCCGACATGCTGGGCGGGCTCATCGCCCGCTACGCCATCCCGACCCAGAGCTGCGTGCTGACCCACGTGACCACGACCATGGAGGCCATTGAACGCGGCGCGCCCGTGGACCTGTGCTTCCAGTCCATCGCCGGGACCGAGGCCGCCAACGCGAGCTTCGGCGTGCGGCTGTCCCTGCTGCAGGAGGCGCTGGAGGCCACGCGGTCCCTGGGGCGCGGCACGGTGGGGGACAACGTCATGTATTTCGAGACCGGCCAGGGCAGCGCCCTCTCGGCCGGGGCGCACCACGGTGTCGATCAGCAGACCTTGGAGGCCCGCGCCTACGCCGTGGCCCGCCGGTTCGAGCCGCTGCTGGTCAACACGGTGGTCGGGTTCATCGGGCCCGAGTATCTGCTGAACGGCAAGCAGATCACCCGCGCGGGGCTGGAGGACCATTTCTGCGGCAAGCTCCTGGGACTGCCCATGGGCGTGGACGTCTGCCATACCAACCACGCCGAGGCCGACCAGGACGACATGGACGCCCTCTTGACCCTTCTTGGCGCGGCGGGCTGCACCTTCGTCATGGGCGTGCCCGGGGCCGACGACATCATGCTCAACTACCAGTCCACGTCCTTTCACGACGCCGCCTACCTGCGCAAGCTCCTGGGCCGCAGACCCGCGCCGGAGTTCGCGGCCTGGCTTGAGTCTTCGGGCGTGATGGACGGGGACGGACGTCTCGTGCCCATCGAAAAAAGCAACCGTCTGCTGGGCCTGCCGGGCGCCATACGGGAGGACTCATGA
- a CDS encoding glycoside hydrolase family 3 protein produces MGKRIFRGVRQPGPAGVFHDSNSSIGMLFFLGAMLLLVPASSGYAMDTASLRAMAGQMLLVGFRGTAVNNDSPILRDIREYNLGGVILFDRDVQLKSTERNIQSPEQVKALTASLQANARTTLFVAVDQEGGKVRRFREERGFAPSPSAKVMGQGSPEQTRLEGERTGKLLAGLGVNLNFAPVADVDVNPQSPAIGALERSFSADPDQVALHAHAFSRGLLSQGVLPCLKHFPGHGSATVDSHLGLTDISKTWTSAELRPYELLIPLKASPLIMTGHLFLRRFDEVHPSTLSRAVLTGILRQRLGFEGVIVSDDMQMRAIAEHYGQAEAILLAVEAGVDILVFGNNLDYDPDIVPKAVDVLVKAVEEGRLSVERIEASHRRIQAAKQQLQTSLAWGPQAQP; encoded by the coding sequence GTGGGCAAACGTATTTTCAGAGGGGTGCGGCAGCCGGGGCCTGCCGGTGTTTTTCATGACAGCAACTCATCCATCGGGATGCTTTTTTTTCTTGGAGCGATGCTGCTCCTGGTCCCGGCCTCGTCCGGGTACGCCATGGATACGGCCTCGTTGCGGGCCATGGCGGGGCAGATGCTGCTGGTCGGCTTTCGCGGGACGGCGGTGAACAATGACTCGCCCATCCTGCGTGACATCCGGGAGTACAATTTGGGGGGTGTGATTCTCTTTGACCGCGACGTGCAGCTGAAAAGCACGGAGCGCAACATTCAAAGCCCCGAGCAGGTCAAGGCGCTGACCGCGAGCCTGCAGGCCAACGCCCGAACCACGCTGTTTGTAGCCGTGGACCAGGAAGGCGGAAAGGTGCGGCGCTTTCGGGAGGAACGGGGTTTTGCGCCGAGTCCCTCGGCCAAGGTCATGGGGCAGGGCAGTCCGGAGCAGACACGACTTGAAGGCGAACGGACCGGGAAGCTTCTGGCGGGCCTTGGCGTGAACCTGAATTTCGCACCCGTGGCGGATGTGGACGTCAATCCGCAAAGTCCAGCCATCGGAGCCCTGGAGCGCAGTTTTTCCGCTGATCCGGATCAGGTCGCGCTCCATGCCCATGCCTTCAGCCGGGGACTGCTCTCGCAAGGGGTGCTGCCCTGTCTCAAGCATTTTCCCGGGCACGGCAGCGCCACGGTGGATTCGCATCTAGGACTGACCGACATCAGCAAGACCTGGACCTCGGCAGAGCTGCGACCCTATGAGCTCCTGATTCCGCTGAAGGCCAGTCCCCTGATCATGACCGGACACCTCTTTTTGCGCCGGTTCGACGAGGTTCATCCGAGCACCCTGTCCAGGGCCGTGCTCACGGGGATTTTGCGGCAGCGACTCGGGTTCGAGGGCGTGATCGTTTCCGACGACATGCAGATGCGAGCCATTGCCGAGCATTATGGCCAGGCCGAAGCGATTCTCCTGGCTGTCGAGGCCGGGGTGGATATTCTGGTTTTCGGCAACAATCTGGACTACGACCCCGACATTGTGCCCAAGGCCGTCGATGTCCTGGTCAAGGCCGTGGAGGAGGGACGTCTCTCCGTCGAACGGATCGAGGCCTCGCATCGGCGCATTCAGGCCGCCAAGCAGCAGCTTCAGACCAGCCTTGCCTGGGGGCCGCAGGCACAGCCATGA
- a CDS encoding TRAP transporter large permease subunit — translation MGMFLDDTAMLVIVAPLYIPLIIALGFNPIWYGVLYTVTCQIAYMTSPFGYNLFLMKAMAPKEVILVDIYGSIVPFVTLMVIGLGLIIAFPQIALYLPELYFPK, via the coding sequence ATGGGTATGTTTCTGGACGACACGGCCATGCTGGTCATCGTCGCGCCGCTGTACATTCCGCTCATCATCGCTCTTGGATTCAACCCCATCTGGTACGGGGTGCTCTATACGGTGACCTGTCAGATCGCCTACATGACTTCGCCCTTTGGCTACAATCTCTTCCTGATGAAGGCCATGGCGCCAAAAGAGGTCATCCTGGTCGACATCTATGGTTCCATCGTGCCTTTCGTCACCCTGATGGTGATCGGCCTCGGTCTGATCATCGCATTTCCGCAGATCGCCCTCTACTTGCCGGAGCTGTACTTTCCCAAGTAA